The Miscanthus floridulus cultivar M001 chromosome 7, ASM1932011v1, whole genome shotgun sequence genome includes a region encoding these proteins:
- the LOC136466112 gene encoding uncharacterized protein has protein sequence MYKDCSLMKCFFTGGSKKWEQKKKPEAEANDAREKDGSFPSPDGYLMIFNGPEAYGSKRRQKLTHQEVYEDDPAMAAFLKWSGSPITFDRSDHPDSVTHLGRYPLMVDPIIGMKRLTKVLMDGGSGLNIMYAETLDAMDVHRSCIHPTRAPFHGIMPGKQAILIGQIDLPVTFGNLSNYRIETLTFKEGVLIDFLYANRDIFAWKPLDMPGIPREVIEHALKIRPGSRLVKQCLRRFNKEKRRLIGEEITKLLVDGFIKEVYHPEWLSNPILVKKKSGKWQMCVDYTSLNKACLKDSFPLPCIDQVVDSTLGCETLCFLDAYSRYNQIMMKEFDQLTTSFITSFGSFYDVMMPFELKNIEAMYQRCMTKCFRDLIRWTVEAYVDDIIVKSKQIDQLVADLEQTFRKLRENVIKLNPKKCVFGVQGACCSDSSSPSMASKPIR, from the exons ATGTACAAGGACTGCTCCCTCATGAAGTGTTTCTTCACCGGTGGCTCCAAGAaatgggagcagaagaagaagcccGAGGCAGAAGCCAATGACGCCAGAGAGAAGGACGGTAGCTTTCCATCaccggatggctacctcatgatcttcaatGGGCCAGAGGCATATGGCTCCAAGCGCCGACAGAAGCTCACGCACCAAGAGGTCTACGAAGATGATCCTGCCATGGCTGCTTTCCTTAAATGGTCAGGATctcccataaccttcgaccgatcCGACCACCCGGATAGCGTCACACACCTAGGTAGGtacccgctcatggttgaccctatcatcggcatgaagcggcttaccaaggtactgatggatgggggcagcggcctcaacatcatgtatgctgagACACTTGATGCCATGGATGTCCACCGATCATGCATCCACCCGACcagggcgcctttccatggcatcatgccaggAAAGCAGGCCATACTgatcgggcagatcgacctgcccgtcaccttCGGGAATCTATCCAACTATAGgatagagaccctcaccttcaag GAAggcgtgctcatcgacttcctctacgCCAatcgagacatctttgcgtggaaacccttggacatgccaggAATTCCAAGGGaagtcatcgagcatgccttgaagatcaggccgggTTCTAGGCTAGTCAAACAATGCCTACGGCGCTTCAACAAGGAGAAGCGGAGGCTCATTGGCGAAGAAATCACTAAGCTCTTGGTGGACggtttcatcaaggaagtataccacccagagtggttgtctaatcccattcttgtaaaaaagaaaagtgggaaatggcaaatgtgtgttgactacaccaGCCTCAATAAGGCGTGCCTAAAGgattcatttcctttgccatgcatagatcaagtagttgactcgaccttggggtgtgaaaccctatgctttcttgatgcatactccaggtacaatcagatcatgatgaaagagttcgaccagctcacgACCTCTTTCATCACCTCGTTCGGATCATTCTACGACGTTATGATGCCATTTGAACTTAAGAACATCGAGGCTATGTACCAGCGTTGCATGACCAAATGCTTTAGAGACCTCAtcaggtggaccgttgaggcttacgtggatgacatcatagtcaagtccaagcagATCGACCAGCTCGTGGCCGACTTGGAGCAGACCTTTAGGAAGCTCCGGGAGAACgtcatcaagctcaaccccaagaaatgtgtctttggggtccaaggggcatgctgctcggattcatcgtctccgagcatggcatcgaagccaatacGGTAA